The sequence GCATCTAGAAGAGCCTTGAAGGCCCTTTCTTGCATCCTGGCTTTCATGAAAAACATTGCTGCCGAGGCATGTCCCTGCCAACTCAAAAGTTTATGGCGTGGATTGGCCTTCTCAAGCAGCTTCCCAACCCCCTCAACATCTTCGGCAGCAATGTACGCAGCCAACAGATTCTCCACGCAGAACATATCAGGCTCAATGCCTTTCTCTTCCATGTCCCAGAACATGGCGTGCACCCTCTCAAGCTGCCCGGTCTCCAAGTAAAGCTTCATCATCAGATTATAAGCATAAGCACCCTTCATCCCCATCTCCTGCATCTTCACGAAGAGCTCCTCAGCCTTCTCGACGGCCTTCGCCTCGCCATAGCATTTCAGGAGGGAGACGTAGCAGTGATGCTTCCTCAGCTGCGTCGGCACGGTGCCGAAGTATTCGACGGCGCACTCGAGGCCGTGGACCTTGGTGATCAGCTGCAGCCGGTACGCAACGTCGCCGGGCGACAGGTAGAAGTGCCTCTGGTTGGTCATCCAGAACGACAGCTGCAAGAAGGCAAAGAATCACCCGAATCTGTGAGCGGAATGAGAACATGGGGAGTGCGCAATAATCCAAACAATTCACTTTGAgaggttggggggggggggtgcctGGGACCTCGAGCGCGTGGGCAAAGCGGCGGAGGCCGATGAGCTTCTTGACGATGGCCTGGAGGACGTGCTTCTCGACTGTGTGGCCCTCGAGAGCCCACTGCCCCAGGACGGGGGCCAGCGGGAGGTGCGGGCTCCCGACTTCCGCGATGCGGCGGTACAGGTCGCCGGACAGCGGCCGCCGCAGCGGCGGAtatggggaggaggaggcggaggcagcGACGTGATTCTCGGCGGCCGTggagaggcggcggaggaggagccggaACATGGCGGCGCGGCGCTCAGGCGGCCGGGGGAGTGCGAGGGGGTGGGGGAAGAGGCCTTCTAACTGGGCAAACGGGCTCGTGATTGATAATTGGGCTGAAATGGCTGGTCCAATTCGGGTTTCAGTGAGGAAAGTCTTTAAATTCCTATAAGGCCCGTTTGGATCCCTCAAGTTAGGCCGAATTGGATTTACATTCCTGGACCGGCCTGTTTGGCAACAACCATGGAATTGGAAAGCTCAAATCCAGCCCATTTCAACCGTGAAATGCAGACCTGCCCATAATTCCTGGGCTAAAAAGAGGAAACCACGGTTCCACTTGCCTCTGCAAGGCAAAATTCCACCGGCTCTTACTGATATATGAGTGAACTTCGAGGGATGATATCTAAGTGGGGTTACGGTGTTTCTCTCAAGTTCCTGAGCAACTAAACAATATAAAAATTTAGTAATATTCTATTatttacaaagaaaatatgaagaaTGAGGAATAAAATCACTTGTTTGTATCCGAAGGGGCCCCACTTTGTAAGCCGACTCTATTACCTAGCTAACTTTTCCGGTAGTACGAATTGCTGCGCTTCTCTTCTTTCTATATAATAGACTTTGGTGAGAAAATATTCTAAGATGATAGGTGTGGGTATCCCTCGTTCGTACCCCTCCAAGGACTGGATATATTCTTCAATAGCCGTCAACTtagaatatatacatatatacacacgcGCGACCAATATTCTCAATCCCTACTTTCTTATCATATTGTTCAATAGCCTTCTTCGGGCAGGAAGCAGGCTGGGCCCAACGAGCGGGCATCTCTCGCAACGCAAGCAGCATTGTTCGCCACCACCCGAGAAACAAAAGATTCGAGAATCAAAGCGAAAAATACAAGCATAGTGGTCTAATGACAAGGGCCGACGGAAGCTCGGGACGGAGCCGTATGATGCGCGGAAGTCTCGTGTATCAAAACCGTtcattaatattaaaatttgTATTGAAgagtagataaaaaaaaaataaagtagataaaaaaattaacagatTAATGCATATCGGTTGAGAGTGGTGGATGAGCCAGATAACCAATGTGGTCACACCCCCATGCAAAGTTGGCTTTCCCTCTTTCCTCCTGTTGGTTCCATTCTTCTCCCTCCCAGAGTTCGCGTCAGCGCAACCTACCTCTTCCGTCTGGTAGTCATGCGACCAATATTACTCGAGTACTTCAGCTGGTAGAGGTCAGTCATCTGCCACGAGTGAATCGAGTCCGCGACAGCTcgccacggccacggccacggccgCGTCCGAGGGCTCGTCCGCGCCTGATTACGCCGACGTGCGAGCACACGAGAGCGGGCAGCCGTCAAGGTCGCTCGGCACGGCACGAGACAAAACCACCCGATCCTCGGGTCGCTGGTGGATCTTTGCCGTGCGCCCGGCGGCAATCTTTGCCGTCTCCCGGTCTCGCACTTCCACGAGATGGTGGCGCGCAGTAGACCGTGATGGTTGTTGGAATGATCCGGCACCACTTCATCAATGGAGTTTCAAGCTAGGACCACTACAGCAGTCCGGCAACAGGACTTGCAGCGCCGTCTGTTCTCCTACACTGCGACAACTCTGAATTCTATCTGCGCTTTGGCACTGCGCTGGGTTAATTCCTCGATCCCCTCCTGATCATGTACATATGTGCATCAGTTGCGTTGCGTGGAGTTGGGAATTCCACGCAGATACTGCGCTAGTGTTTCAGACATCTCTGCTATATTCTTCTGCGCTAGTGCTACAGACATCTCTGCTATATTCTTCGCCTCTGAAATGGTGGGCGACGCTGCAAACCTTGGACTTGAGGGCTTGAGAAATCGCATCCGTGCGTTCCAATCACCATAAGGAATTCCGCAAAAGTTGGAACAGACCTGGAGTACAATAGCAGGAGTgtaaattaattaatctaagagTATCCACAGATCCTCTTTAATTCAATCAATTACACtaattttctgaaaatttaCTCAATTTAAGATAATAGTGTTTTTAGTTGAGCTAAAAAAGTGTCGGTAGGTATTCTTAGATTCACTAATTTGCATATTCGGAGTCTGAGGCTACGGCCATAACACATCTGAATAAGTGAGTAACGTGACTCTGAGATGCAGCTGGAGGTTGGTCAGGGATGTCCGGATGTGTTCCCCGCGGTCGTGTCCGAGGGGAAGCGAACCTGACAACTCCAGCAGCTCAACTACGGAAGCAGAAATAGGAGAATCGGAGTAAGAATCTGATGAAGAAATGAAGATGAAGTTAATCTGTAGGAAAATCTAgcgaatgaaaaaaaaaagtagatatGGAAATATGGGAGTAATGCGGActtaaaagaaatatttgtaaGATTACAGAAAACTTAAGCACCAAGCCCAAAAACTCGTTTAAGCTAATGAACGGTTTCATTCCATCATATCTGATCCTATCAGTACTGTATTTATCACCCACATCGATCAGAACAAAGGATTGTGATGCTTTATACAAGCAGTGGACAGGAGTCAAAttaatgggtagaatttgaagAAGAAAAGGGGAGAAAGTGAACAAGCAAAAGAGATCATTTAGTGATGGACAACGGCACGTATCTACTGGCATTCTCCAGCAAGGATTCTGTCTGTTTCTTCATCAGCCTCAAGGCCATCTTTCTTCATACGCTCAAGCAAGTCGGACACTGGCTTTCCCGCACGGACATATGTCTTCAGTAAACAATGATATACGTCCCTAGTCAAAGGAACCAACTTCTGTACCATACTCGCCATCTCCTCAGCTGCCTCTACATCCTTTTGATCCATGAAATGGTTCAGGCTCATTAGCACATATGTCAGATCAGGTTTCCATGGAGAAGTTGCGGACACAAGAGCCTTCCTTGTCATGTTCACCGCCTTCAGCACCTGATCAGTCTTGAAAAATCCACCAGCCAACCTATACCAAGTATTAGCGAAAGGTGTCCTCCCTTTCTCAATGGCTTCATCGACAAGAGCTACTGCCTTCTCCACAAGACCTTCCCTGCAGTAAGCATCGACCATTAAGTTGGTTAATCTGAAATCATTATAGGAAACACACTTGATCTCCCACTCTTTCAATGCTTCCTCGCCCCCCTTAATGTCACCCATCTTGAGTAGCACACTTATCCTGCCCAAGTACATCGAGTTGCACGGTGGCACTTTGGATTTGTAGACACTCCAAATGCGTTCAACCTCAGGATACATCCCCAGATCGGTATATGTGTTGAGCAAAAAACTGTATGCGACCCTACCATTCTTAGGAGTAATCCGCCTCTCCGCTTCCAGAAGAGCCATGAAGGCCCTTGTTTGCATCCCAGCTTTCATGAAAGCCCTTGCCGCCGAGGCATGTCCGTGCCAACTCAAAAGCTTCTGGTGTGGATTGGCCTCCTTGAGCACCTTCTCAAGCCCCTCAACATCTTCGGCAGCAATGTACGCATCCAACAGATTCTCCACACTGAACATGTCAGGATCGACGCCTTTCTCTTCCATGTCATGGAACATGGCGTGCACCCTCTCAAGATGCCCGGTCTCCAGGTAAAGCTTCATCATCACATTGTAAGCGTAAGAACTCTTCATCCCCATCTCCTGTATCTTTGCGAAGAGCTCCTCGGCCTTCTCGACGGCCTTCGCCTCCCCGTAGCATTTCAGTAGGGAGCCGTAGCACTGTGGCTTCCTCAGCTGCCTCGGTACGGTGCCGAAGTACTCAACTGCTCTCTCAAGGCCGTGCACCTTGCTGATCAGCTCCAGCCGGTACGCGACATCGCCGGCCGATAGGTAGAGGTGCCTCCGGTCCGTCATCCAAAACGACAGCTGCAGGAACGcaaagaatcgcctaaatcagtgAGCGGAATGTGCATGGGGAATGGGCAAGAGTCCaaaacaaagagagagagaaaacaatTTTGAGGGctgggttgggggggggggggggtttgcctGGGACCTCGAGCGCGTGGGCGAAGCGGCGGAGACCGATGAGCTTCTTGACGATGGCCTGGACGACGTGCTTCTCGACGGTGTGGCCCTCGAGTGCCCACTGCTCCAGGACGGGGGCCAGCGGGAGATGCGGCCTCCCGACTTCGGAGATGCGGGAGTACAGGTCGTTGGACAGCGGCCGCCGCAGCGGCGGGGGTGGGGAcggggaggcagcggcggcggcaccctcGGCGGCCGTggagaggcggcggaggagaagCCGGAACATGGTGGCGCGGCGCTCCGGCGGCTTGGTGCGGGCCGGAGAGAGTGCGAGGGTTTGGGGGAGGGGAAGAATTGGGCTGAAATGTCTGGCCCAATTGGGCTGAAATATAGCCCTGCCTCAAGCCAGCGCCAAGCCGCCAACCGACGCGCCGCGCCATGGCCTCGTCCTCCCTCTTCGCCGCGGCGCGCCGCCTGCTCCGCCTCGGCCGTGGCCGCAGCGGGCTCCTCCACtctcgcgccgccgcctcttcgacTCTCAGTAACAGCGCGGAGAAGCGaccgccgccggcgcggccgccgAGTCTGCAGTCCACGCTGTGGCCGCTGGGCCACCCGGGCACGCTCCTGGTGCCCGAGATCGAGAGGTGGGCGGCCAGGCCCGGAAACCGCCTCCGCGCCGTCGAGCTCCAGCGCGTCGTCAAGGAGCTCCGcaagcgccgccgccaccgccaggcTCTCGAGGTAGATACTCTTCTCTCCCCCTTGACCTCCCCCGTTGCTGGTTCTGGTTGGCGCACGGAAGGTGTTCGATGAAATGCTGCGGGGATGTGTGTTTGTCTTCTCGCTGATGCCATCCATGGCTTCATCCTGCACTTATGTCTGCAAATTTGTTGGTCACTCACGTGCGTGCAAGGTGCATGATGTAATGCTGAAACGGAAAGAGGAGAAATTTTGTTctgtcaaaaaagaaaagaggagaaaTTACTCGCAATCAGGGCATTCTGAAATGATGATCTGTTTCTTATCAATGCGATGCTAATtacatgaaatagttattattattattattattgtgaaCAACATGGAAAGGATTGTAAGAAAGAGGGCAGTGTGTGCTATTGCTAGTTAGGAGTGTACAGAGGAGTTTACCCTGCTCTTTGGTCTATAGTTATGTGCACTTATGTGCTGACCAATGTGCATCCGCAATGCTGGTTGACGTATAGAATTCAGTACATGCCATGGCCATCATTGCCTCATAGCATGTAATTAGTAAATGCTTTTCCTCTGCAAGAAGCATTTATGTTCTAGGTCTTAGCGCTGCAGACTTGCTGAATGTAGCAAGTATGTGCAGTTTTTATGTATTCTTGGCATGCTTCATTAATCATTACTTTTCTTACTTTGCACAGGTCTCCGAATGGATGAATCTTAAGGGCCACGTCAAATTTCTGCCGAAGGATCATGCTGTTCACCTGGATTTGATTGGTGAAATTAATGGAGTTGGAGCAGCAGAGACCTACTTCAATAACCTGTCCGACAAAGATAAGACGGAGAAACCCTATGGTGCACTTCTTAACTGCTACACGCGAGAACTCCTGGTCCACAAATCCTTGGCCCATTTTCAGAAGATGAAGGAGCTGGGTTTTGTGTTCTCCACACTCCCCTACAACAACCTCATGGGCCTCTATACAAACCTAGGGCAGTATGAGAAGGTCCCTTCGGTGATGGCAGAAATGAAAAGCAATGGGATTGTTCCCGACAATTTTAGCTACAGAATATGCATAAATTCTTATGGCACAAGAGCAGATTTTTTTGGATTGGAGAACACCCTGGAGGAGATGGAGTGTGAGCCTCAAATTGTTGTTGACTGGAATACCTATGCTGTTGTGGCGAACAACTACATTAAGGGCAACCTAAGGGAGAAGGCATACTCTGCCTTACAGAAAGCAGAGgcaaaaatagataaaagagaTTCGGATGCCTATAACCACCTGATTTCCCTATATGGACACCTGGGGGACAAATCAGAGGTCAAGAGGCTGTGGGCGCTCCAAATGTCGAACTGCAAGAGGCATATTAATAAGGACTACACCACTATGCTTTCTGTGCTTGTGAAGCTTGATGAGATTGCAGAAGCAGAAGCTCTGTTGAAAGAGTGGGAGTCTAGTGGAAATGCATTTGACTTCCATGTTCCAAATGTCCTGCTTATTGGATACCGCCAGAAGGACTTGCTGGACAAGGCTGAAATGCTGCTCGATGACTTCTTGAAGAAAGGGAAGATGCCTCCCTCAACCAGCTGGGCAATTGTGGCAATTGGCTATGCGGAGAAAGGTGGTGCTGCGAAAGCTTATGAGCTGATGAAGAATGCCCTCTGTGTATACGCCCCCAACAGTGGCTGGATCCCTAGGCCTTCGATGGTTGAGATGATACTAAAAtatcttggagatgaagcagagctcaaggaactcGAAACTTTCATTGATCTGCTTAAAGTTGCTGTGCCCATGAACTCGGATATGACCGAGGCTTTGTCAAGAGCTCGtgggagagaagaaaagaagggtGAAGAGACGACAGAACCTCTAAGCTCAACAAAGGCGTGAGGATGTTGTTGCCCAAGCTCCTGATTATCAATGAAACGGCTCTTTAATCCTGCTGCTGTTTAACCCTACATACTGGATTAATACTTAGATATTGTCCTTCCTTCAATAGTTAGTTATTTTACTAAGAAAGAATTATGTTAGTTTTAGGGGTATCAAACTCTTAGTGTGGTATCTATTTAGTGGCATGTAACAGGACGTAGCGTTTGCCCAGTTCATGATTTTGTAGCATGGTACTAGCAGTTTCTGTCAaatgttatttttctttctttaaacCTCAGCAGGAGCTTTGCCCTCCATTAAAAGTAGGGGAAATGAGTTACAGCAAAATAAATTGAAGTTTTGGGACGAACCAAAGCAGCATCAAACAAGGATAAAATTGCATGGTGATTGCTAAGGGGCAAAGCAACAGCACAACTACCAAAAGAACGGCCAGGTTGGACTTTTTCGTCACGTTAAAACACTCCAATCTCGCAGTGACCTCCTGCTGGATTACGAGGAAGACTTGATTTGCATTGAGGGTGACGACGTGTCGGGACGTTCTCCTATTGCGTTCTTTCCACAGGTTTGCACCCCCTCCATCTAGCCCCACGCCGTTCGACGTTCATCCGCTATGGCGCACGGTGGAGACTGTCCCTGTCCCCAGCTCGTGCAGTTCTTCTACCTGAATTGCCTATCTGCCCttctcgccgtcgtcgccgagtCCAGAGCAGTCCCCGGAGCAGCGTCCACGGAATGCGTCCACGGAATGCAGTTTCGCAACAAGGTTCAGTACTAAGAAAGAAGGTACAAATTTCCAATGGCTTGCCTCTATCAAATATTAGATCATGtacaatcatattttttttattttattctctttctgatttttctcctcgttttcatattttttattttttctcatctttaaTAGTTTCTTTTCGAaaggaaaataggaaaaataccGAGTAGAGGAAATGTGAGAGAATCATTTCGTGGATGAAATTGTGAATGAAAATTATTAAAATGctgaagagaataaaaatattttcgtaAACTAAACAGAACTAGAAGCTGTTAGAGATTCTGCTGTGAAAGTGCAAGGCCTGAGTCGGTAAAGATTCTAAGTCGTCGTGTGCACGCGCGCGCTGACGACGGCAAGAACGTGAGCCAGAGCCTGTGCGGGTGCACTGCAGCAAAGCTGTGCGAGAAGTCCGCAGGTTGTTGTGGCAATCGTGCATGAGGGCATCAAAACCCAGATTAAGGATATCTTTGGTGGTTATTTCctattgctatttttttttttagtatatttttttaaaagttatgtTTCTAATTTCTCATACATCACAATGTTTAAAGttatctattattttctctcctttaAAAACTAGTTCTCTAAGATTTTCCTTTACGTAAACGTAAGTAAAACTTCCCTCCACATCAACTTTATCTTCACTTCCATCcacttctcttctctctacatATCACAATAATAAAAGTTAGCTACTATCTATAACTACTGGAGTTGTCTAAAAAAGCTAAAGGTGATGACTCGATAAAGTACGAGCATGGTCCGGATCGAGGCAGCCCTGATCGTATATAGCGCCGTCAGGATTTACAATCGAGTTGGCCCATCATACTGAATCCAGATTTCCTAACTTCAGGTATGAAGTCACAGGCGAATAATAAAACGTAAGAGAGGATGAACAGTGTCCCAACATCAAAATACTGTGGCAATGTTATTGTAGGAGTTTTGCATTTTATTGTTTATGATGTGTTGTAGCATCAAAATCTGATCTATCGCTTTATAATTCAACAGTGCATAACGATTTAGAGACAGGGTATCAATCCTATCGACACGGTGTTTGCACCTCGTCGCACCAAACCAccaatgcccccccccccccccggcttgAGCTGATGTGAGCCACAGCTACGTGGCTCAGCAAGTAGCGGCTGGAGTGGTGTCTTGCTGTGTATTTTTTTACCTTGGTTTTTAAAGTTAgattttaactatttttttttgataaaatatatcatttacgCGTACGTCTTATCCGCGTGTAGTATGCGTGAAAAACGTGGCTACGCGGAACGCGCAGGCGGCGGTCGTCGCGCGCGCGGGCCAGAAGCCGGCGGCGAGGCAAGGGCGTAGGCGGTCGGTGCCCTCGGGCCACCGCCGCGCCTCATGGCATGACTCAGCGGCTCCGGATCCGCTCTTCTGTTTCTCGTCGTCATGCCGAACGTCGAGCGACCTTGACGGCGATCGTGTTCCGAAGTGCTTGCTCGCGGAGCACCAGGTTATAGCTTCCCCTCGGACACGGCCGCGAGCTGTGAGAGAGTGAGCTCACTCGTAGCAATGCCTGACCATTGGTATTGCTGCAGCACTTTGCAGGGCGATGAGCATGAACTAGGGTACCCCCTGCTCTTCCATTTTTGCAAGGCGATGAGCAAGAGCTAGTGTACCCCCTGCTCTTCCAAAAAAATTTCATGGTGATTTGGAACGCATGCGGATGCAACTTTCTCGTGGCTTGACTGGAACGCATGCGGATGCTTTTTTTCTTCATGGTGATTTGGAACGCATGCAGTTGCAGTTATGAAGTGTGACACTGCCACATCCCTTGTGCAGAAGCTGGCGCGTTTCAGGGTCAACCTGGAACCGAACAAATATGTAGATGGGCAAAGATGATAACATGTGCAGTGCCCGTCAGAGAATATATCAGAGGCATTTGCAAGTCCAGGATTGTGAAACTTGCATTAGGAACCACCAGCAGTTGCACATATCCATCCCCATAAGGCCATATATAAAGAGAACATTTACAGTATACCATGATACTAAatgatggagagtatcattgttgtgatccaatcgtcaattttagtaggtattattgtaattatcttgatacccttaagggtaattacgtcattgactgaccggacttcggactttcgccacccatcatcgaccgaccgacggagggtgaaaaccctaataaatgaaatgaacagaataagtgaaagcttatccgaagaataaactaacattttgatcttccctaattaaacatataatttacaagtttatcatagtttttttttccaatcctacccttatgatacccatgatactctttaatgatacccatgatactgatgggcgatagagtatcattgggtca is a genomic window of Phragmites australis chromosome 24, lpPhrAust1.1, whole genome shotgun sequence containing:
- the LOC133907075 gene encoding pentatricopeptide repeat-containing protein At2g20710, mitochondrial-like yields the protein MFRLLLRRLSTAAEGAAAAASPSPPPPLRRPLSNDLYSRISEVGRPHLPLAPVLEQWALEGHTVEKHVVQAIVKKLIGLRRFAHALELSFWMTDRRHLYLSAGDVAYRLELISKVHGLERAVEYFGTVPRQLRKPQCYGSLLKCYGEAKAVEKAEELFAKIQEMGMKSSYAYNVMMKLYLETGHLERVHAMFHDMEEKGVDPDMFSVENLLDAYIAAEDVEGLEKVLKEANPHQKLLSWHGHASAARAFMKAGMQTRAFMALLEAERRITPKNGRVAYSFLLNTYTDLGMYPEVERIWSVYKSKVPPCNSMYLGRISVLLKMGDIKGGEEALKEWEIKCVSYNDFRLTNLMVDAYCREGLVEKAVALVDEAIEKGRTPFANTWYRLAGGFFKTDQVLKAVNMTRKALVSATSPWKPDLTYVLMSLNHFMDQKDVEAAEEMASMVQKLVPLTRDVYHCLLKTYVRAGKPVSDLLERMKKDGLEADEETDRILAGECQ
- the LOC133907073 gene encoding pentatricopeptide repeat-containing protein At4g21705, mitochondrial-like is translated as MASSSLFAAARRLLRLGRGRSGLLHSRAAASSTLSNSAEKRPPPARPPSLQSTLWPLGHPGTLLVPEIERWAARPGNRLRAVELQRVVKELRKRRRHRQALEVSEWMNLKGHVKFLPKDHAVHLDLIGEINGVGAAETYFNNLSDKDKTEKPYGALLNCYTRELLVHKSLAHFQKMKELGFVFSTLPYNNLMGLYTNLGQYEKVPSVMAEMKSNGIVPDNFSYRICINSYGTRADFFGLENTLEEMECEPQIVVDWNTYAVVANNYIKGNLREKAYSALQKAEAKIDKRDSDAYNHLISLYGHLGDKSEVKRLWALQMSNCKRHINKDYTTMLSVLVKLDEIAEAEALLKEWESSGNAFDFHVPNVLLIGYRQKDLLDKAEMLLDDFLKKGKMPPSTSWAIVAIGYAEKGGAAKAYELMKNALCVYAPNSGWIPRPSMVEMILKYLGDEAELKELETFIDLLKVAVPMNSDMTEALSRARGREEKKGEETTEPLSSTKA
- the LOC133907074 gene encoding pentatricopeptide repeat-containing protein At2g20710, mitochondrial-like, with translation MFRLLLRRLSTAAENHVAASASSSPYPPLRRPLSGDLYRRIAEVGSPHLPLAPVLGQWALEGHTVEKHVLQAIVKKLIGLRRFAHALELSFWMTNQRHFYLSPGDVAYRLQLITKVHGLECAVEYFGTVPTQLRKHHCYVSLLKCYGEAKAVEKAEELFVKMQEMGMKGAYAYNLMMKLYLETGQLERVHAMFWDMEEKGIEPDMFCVENLLAAYIAAEDVEGVGKLLEKANPRHKLLSWQGHASAAMFFMKARMQERAFKALLDAERLITPKNGKVAYSYLLNAYTDLGMYPEVDRIWDVYKSKVPPCRSMYLCRISVLLKMNEIDRAEKALKEWETKCVFFYDFKLMNLVVDAYCREGLVRKAVALVDEAIEKGRKPAANTWYRLADGCFKNGEVLKAVDMTRLALASATIPLESDMTYVLMSLNHFMDQKDVEAAEEMMSMLQKLIPLSRDVYCCLLKIYVRAGKPVCDLLDRMKKDGLEADEETDRILAGEFQ